CCGAATTGGGGTGGCCACGGGCCTGGCCTGGACCGAAACCGGAGGGGATATCCTCTTCATCGAAACCACGAAGATGAAAGGGGATAAGGGACTGCTGCTGACCGGATCCTTGGGAGAGGTAATGAAGGAATCGGCCCAGGCCGCCTTTTCCTACCTGCGGGCCAATGCCTCTGCCCTTGAGATCCCGGAAGGTTTCCATCAGGAATGGGATATCCACATTCACGTCCCCTCAGGGGCGACCCCCAAAGACGGGCCATCCGCAGGGATTGCCATTGCCACGGCGGTCCTCTCCCTCCTGAAAGGAAAGCCCGTCCCCCGGGAAGTAGCCATGACCGGAGAGGTGACCTTAAGTGGAAGGGTGTTGCCTGTCGGTGGCATCAAAGAGAAGGTCCTTGCCGGGCGAAGGGCCGGGGTCAAGACGATCATCCTTCCAAAGCAGAACGAGAAAAACCTTGAGGATATTCCGGATTACGTTAAAAAGGAGATCCAATTTGTCCTGGTCGAGCACATCCAGGAAGTCTTTGATCGGGTCCTGCCTCCCTAAAGAACAGGGTTCAGACCGCGAATCTATGTCCATCCAGGGATAAACAAGAAGGGGACACCTCGATTTCTTGAGGATTCATCATCGGCTCGATGGGCTCCTTCAAAGCGGGTTTTATCTCCATCATAGGAAGGCCGAACGTCGGCAAGTCCACCCTGTTCAACCGAATCATAGGCGAGAAGGTCGCGATCGTCACCCCGACCCCCCAGACGACCCGCCATCGGATCCTCGGGATCAAGAACGTCGAGGGGGGGCAGCTCATCTTTCTCGACACCCCAGGGCTTCACGAAGGCCGAACGGAGTTGAACCGGAGGATGGTCCAAACGGCCCTGGCCTCAAGCCGGGATGCCGACGTCATCCTCTTTATGATCGAGGCGGTGTCTCCCCAGATTGAAGAAGACCAGAAACGGCTCGATTCGCTCAAGAAGAACAAGGGGGTCCCTTTCCTTGTGATCAACAAGATCGATCTCATTCGCAAGGAACTCCTCCTGCCCTTGATGGATCAATACCAGAAGCTCCATCCCTTTGAGAAGATCATCCCCGTCTCTGCCGCTTCCGGAGAAGGGGTAGACCTTTTGGTCAAGGAGATTCTGAACGCCCTTCCTGAATCTCCTCCCTACTATCCCGAGGACATGTTCACCGACCAGACGGAGAGGGCCATCGTCTCTGAAATGATTCGGGAACAGGTGATTCACCAAACCTACCAAGAAATCCCTCACGCCACGGCAGTGACCATCGAATCTTTCAAGGAACATCCCGAGAAAGGATTGGTGGTCATCCAGGGCACAATCTATGTTGAAAAAGAATCCCAACGGAAGATCCTCATCGGGAAAGGCGGCCAGCGGTTGAAAAAGATCGGGGAAGCGGCGAGGAAGGAGATCGAGGCCTTTTTGGGGAAAAGGGTCTTTTTAGAGTTATGGGTGAAGGTTGTGAAGGATTGGACACGGGACCCTCATTCCTTAGATGAATTGGGATATCTCGGTCCGTAGAGGATCATGAGGGCCTGCCATTGTCTAGCCTTTGAACAACCCTGTTCGGTTTGGCGGCTCTTCTGCGCCAACACCCCTGATGAAGCAACCCAAGAGGATGGTCCTAAGGGCATCCTTTGCAAACGAGATGGGGGCATATCGGATGGCACCGGATTTTGAAGAAGAGGAGAAGGAAAGGCTATCGTGGAGGGAGATCGATCGGATCAGAGATCGAAGTCGCCATGCCCCGAAAGAGCCTCTCCAGGGCCGACGGAGGTCCAAACGATCGGAATGGTTGATGAAGAGGTACCGAAAGGAAGCGGATAAACTCTTCATGGGGAAAAAGGGGACGAGGGAATACCAAAAGGCCCAAGAGGAACTCGATCGGGCTTACGGGACCGAGCGGTTCGGCGAAATCGCCCGGGCGTACTTAGATCAATACGGACTGCCCGAAGATTGGCGTACCCTCTCCCTCCTCTTGGATCACACCGATCCGGAGAAGGTCCTCGAGGTCCTACGGACCATGCGGACCCTTTACGAGACAAGATCTGCGGCGGAGAGGCAGGGGTTTCGATCCAAACTGGATATTATGGCCATGACCGCCAGCCATCCAGAGGTTCGAGAGATGGCCGAAGAGATGCTGAAATCGTTGTAGCCCGAGAGGTGGGATCCCTGCTCACCCTTGGACGGTCCTTCTTTTCGGAGGACCACCCTGCCTCCTCGGGAAGGGAACGGACTCCCTCTTCTGGCGAAGTCGCTTCAGCCTTTTCTGTTCCCCGTATTTTCCAAATCGCCCACCCCGACTCATCGTTCTACCATTTATAATACATCATCTCGCGACAATAGGCCCTGACCCTGTTGATCAGCAGGACTTCC
The sequence above is drawn from the Thermodesulfobacteriota bacterium genome and encodes:
- the era gene encoding GTPase Era produces the protein MGSFKAGFISIIGRPNVGKSTLFNRIIGEKVAIVTPTPQTTRHRILGIKNVEGGQLIFLDTPGLHEGRTELNRRMVQTALASSRDADVILFMIEAVSPQIEEDQKRLDSLKKNKGVPFLVINKIDLIRKELLLPLMDQYQKLHPFEKIIPVSAASGEGVDLLVKEILNALPESPPYYPEDMFTDQTERAIVSEMIREQVIHQTYQEIPHATAVTIESFKEHPEKGLVVIQGTIYVEKESQRKILIGKGGQRLKKIGEAARKEIEAFLGKRVFLELWVKVVKDWTRDPHSLDELGYLGP